Proteins from a single region of Shinella zoogloeoides:
- a CDS encoding pyruvate dehydrogenase complex E1 component subunit beta: MPIEILMPALSPTMEEGTLSKWVKNEGDTVKSGDVIAEIETDKATMEVEAVDEGVLGKILIAAGTEGVKVNTAIAVLLQDGESADAVAAPKAAAAEKPAEAAAPAPAAAPVPAAPKGEVASDPDIPAGTEMVMTTVREALRDAMAEEMRRDADVFVMGEEVAEYQGAYKITQGLLQEFGDRRVIDTPITEHGFAGLGVGAAMTGLKPVVEFMTFNFAMQAIDHVINSAAKTLYMSGGQMGAPIVFRGPNGAAARVAAQHSQCYAAWYSHVPGLKVVMPYTAADAKGLLKAAIRDPNPVIFLENEILYGQSFEVPKMDDFVLPIGKARIHKKGNDVTVVSFGIGMTYALKAIAELEKDGIDVELIDLRTIRPMDLPTVIESVKKTGRLVVVEEGFPQSSVGTEIATRVMQQAFDYLDAPILTIAGKDVPMPYAANLEKLALPNVGEVVQAVKTVCYK; the protein is encoded by the coding sequence ATGCCAATCGAGATTCTTATGCCCGCCCTGTCTCCGACCATGGAGGAGGGCACGCTCTCCAAGTGGGTCAAGAACGAGGGTGACACCGTCAAGTCCGGCGACGTGATCGCCGAAATCGAAACCGACAAGGCGACGATGGAAGTCGAAGCCGTCGATGAAGGCGTGCTCGGCAAGATCCTGATCGCCGCCGGCACCGAGGGCGTCAAGGTCAACACCGCGATTGCCGTTCTGCTGCAGGATGGCGAAAGCGCCGATGCGGTCGCCGCACCTAAGGCCGCCGCTGCGGAAAAGCCGGCGGAAGCCGCCGCGCCTGCTCCGGCCGCTGCACCCGTTCCGGCCGCGCCGAAGGGCGAAGTCGCGTCCGATCCGGATATCCCGGCCGGCACCGAAATGGTCATGACGACGGTGCGCGAAGCGCTGCGCGACGCCATGGCGGAAGAAATGCGCCGTGACGCCGACGTCTTCGTCATGGGCGAGGAAGTGGCCGAATACCAGGGCGCCTACAAGATCACGCAGGGTCTTCTGCAGGAATTCGGCGACCGCCGCGTCATCGATACGCCGATCACCGAACACGGCTTTGCCGGCCTCGGCGTCGGCGCGGCCATGACGGGTCTGAAGCCGGTCGTGGAGTTCATGACCTTCAACTTCGCCATGCAGGCGATCGACCACGTCATCAACTCCGCCGCCAAGACGCTCTACATGTCCGGCGGCCAGATGGGTGCTCCGATCGTCTTCCGCGGCCCGAACGGCGCGGCAGCCCGCGTCGCCGCCCAGCACTCGCAGTGCTATGCGGCATGGTACAGCCATGTTCCCGGCCTCAAGGTCGTCATGCCCTACACGGCAGCCGACGCCAAGGGCCTGCTCAAGGCCGCCATCCGCGATCCGAACCCGGTCATCTTCCTGGAAAACGAAATCCTCTACGGCCAGAGCTTCGAAGTGCCGAAGATGGACGATTTCGTGCTGCCGATCGGCAAGGCCCGCATTCACAAGAAGGGCAACGACGTCACCGTCGTCTCCTTCGGCATCGGCATGACCTATGCGCTGAAGGCGATCGCCGAACTCGAGAAGGACGGCATCGACGTCGAACTGATCGACTTGCGCACCATCCGCCCGATGGACCTGCCGACCGTCATCGAATCGGTCAAGAAGACCGGCCGCCTCGTCGTCGTGGAAGAGGGCTTCCCGCAGTCTTCCGTCGGCACCGAGATCGCGACCCGCGTCATGCAGCAGGCCTTCGATTATCTCGACGCGCCGATCCTGACGATTGCCGGCAAGGACGTTCCGATGCCCTACGCCGCCAATCTGGAAAAGCTGGCGCTTCCGAATGTCGGCGAAGTCGTCCAGGCGGTCAAAACCGTCTGCTACAAGTAA
- a CDS encoding pyruvate dehydrogenase complex dihydrolipoamide acetyltransferase: MPINITMPALSPTMEEGNLAKWLVKEGDTVKSGDVIAEIETDKATMEVEAVDEGVVAKIVVPAGTEGVKVNSLIAILAADGEDVAAAAAGGGSAAAPKAEAPKEAEKPAAAAAAPAAAAPATATAAAGPRVGNGLFSSPLARRIAKEAGIDISAVAGSGPHGRVVKSDVEKAVASGGAKPAAAAAPAAAAASAAPASAPKGMSEDAVLKLFEPGSYELVPHDGMRKTIAKRLQESKQTIPHFYVSVDVELDALLALRAQLNGSAPTDKDGKPGYKLSVNDMVIKAMALALRDVPDANVSWTDSNMVKHKHADVGVAVSIPGGLITPIIRSAELKTLSTISNEMKDLGKRAKERKLKPEEYQGGTTAVSNMGMMGVKNFAAVVNPPHATILAVGAGEERVVVKKGEMVIVNAMTVTLSTDHRCVDGALGAELLGAFKRYIENPMGMLV, from the coding sequence ATGCCGATCAACATTACGATGCCGGCCCTTTCGCCCACCATGGAAGAGGGCAATCTCGCCAAGTGGCTCGTCAAGGAAGGCGACACCGTGAAATCCGGTGACGTCATCGCCGAGATCGAGACCGACAAGGCGACGATGGAAGTCGAAGCCGTCGACGAGGGCGTTGTCGCCAAGATCGTCGTGCCGGCCGGTACGGAAGGCGTGAAGGTCAACAGCCTGATCGCCATCCTCGCCGCCGATGGCGAAGACGTTGCTGCTGCCGCTGCCGGCGGTGGTAGCGCCGCCGCTCCGAAGGCGGAAGCGCCGAAGGAAGCCGAAAAGCCGGCTGCTGCTGCCGCAGCCCCGGCCGCCGCTGCGCCCGCGACGGCAACCGCCGCTGCCGGCCCGCGCGTCGGCAACGGTCTCTTCTCCTCGCCGCTCGCTCGCCGTATCGCCAAGGAAGCCGGGATCGACATTTCGGCCGTCGCCGGCTCCGGCCCGCATGGTCGCGTGGTCAAGAGCGACGTCGAGAAGGCCGTGGCCTCCGGCGGTGCCAAGCCCGCCGCTGCCGCAGCTCCGGCTGCCGCCGCCGCGTCCGCTGCTCCTGCTAGTGCGCCCAAGGGCATGTCGGAAGATGCCGTGCTCAAGCTCTTCGAGCCGGGTTCCTACGAGCTCGTGCCGCATGACGGCATGCGCAAGACCATCGCCAAGCGCCTGCAGGAATCCAAGCAGACGATCCCGCACTTCTACGTCTCGGTCGACGTCGAACTTGACGCGCTGCTCGCGCTGCGCGCCCAGCTCAACGGTTCCGCCCCGACGGACAAGGACGGCAAGCCGGGCTACAAGCTCTCGGTCAACGACATGGTGATCAAGGCCATGGCGCTCGCCCTGCGCGACGTGCCGGACGCCAACGTCTCCTGGACCGACAGCAACATGGTCAAGCACAAGCACGCGGATGTCGGCGTCGCCGTTTCCATCCCGGGCGGCCTGATCACCCCGATCATCCGCAGCGCCGAGCTGAAGACCCTCTCCACCATCTCCAATGAGATGAAGGACCTCGGCAAGCGCGCCAAGGAACGCAAGCTGAAGCCCGAGGAATATCAGGGCGGTACGACTGCGGTCTCCAACATGGGCATGATGGGTGTGAAGAACTTCGCCGCCGTCGTGAACCCGCCGCATGCGACGATCCTGGCGGTCGGCGCGGGCGAGGAGCGGGTCGTGGTCAAGAAGGGCGAGATGGTCATCGTCAATGCGATGACCGTGACGCTCTCCACCGACCATCGCTGCGTCGATGGCGCGCTCGGAGCCGAGCTTCTCGGCGCCTTCAAGCGCTACATCGAGAACCCGATGGGGATGCTCGTCTGA
- a CDS encoding SGNH/GDSL hydrolase family protein, giving the protein MKTVLCYGDSLTWGYNAETLDRHSFTDRWPSVLAKALGPDVTVIAEGLNGRTTAYDDHLADCDRNGARILPTILHSHDPIDLVIILLGANDMKPAICGTAFGSVQGMERLVSLVRHHAWSFGAEEGPEVLLVSPPPLCETANTAFAAMFAGGVEQSAMLATLYADLADETGCGFFDAGSVAETTPLDGVHLDAANTRAIGKGLEPVVRMMLGL; this is encoded by the coding sequence ATGAAAACGGTTCTCTGCTACGGTGACAGCCTGACCTGGGGCTACAACGCGGAAACGCTCGACCGACACTCCTTCACGGATCGGTGGCCGAGCGTTCTCGCCAAGGCTCTGGGACCTGACGTCACCGTGATCGCGGAGGGACTCAATGGCCGCACCACCGCCTATGACGATCATCTGGCGGATTGCGACCGCAACGGCGCGCGCATCCTGCCGACGATCCTGCACAGCCACGATCCGATCGATCTCGTGATCATCCTGCTGGGTGCCAACGACATGAAGCCGGCCATCTGCGGCACGGCCTTCGGTTCGGTGCAGGGCATGGAGCGGCTGGTGTCGCTGGTGCGCCACCACGCCTGGTCGTTCGGTGCGGAAGAGGGGCCGGAAGTGCTGCTCGTCTCGCCGCCGCCGCTGTGCGAAACCGCCAACACCGCCTTCGCGGCGATGTTTGCCGGCGGCGTGGAGCAATCGGCCATGCTGGCGACGCTCTATGCGGACCTTGCGGACGAGACCGGCTGCGGTTTCTTCGATGCCGGCTCCGTTGCTGAAACGACGCCGCTCGACGGTGTGCATCTCGATGCGGCCAATACGCGGGCGATCGGCAAGGGTCTGGAGCCGGTCGTGCGCATGATGCTCGGACTCTAA
- the lpdA gene encoding dihydrolipoyl dehydrogenase encodes MAQSYDVIVIGSGPGGYIAAIRAAQLGLKTAIVEREHLAGICSNWGCIPTKALLRSAEIFHYAQHPGDYGIKVEGSVTPDLKAIVARSRGIAQRMNGGVGFLMKKNKVDIIWGEAKVTKPGEIVVSKTTKAIQQPQAPVPKNVLPEGTYTAKHIVIATGARPRALPGIEPDGKLIWTYFEAMKPEEMPKSLLVMGSGAIGIEFASFYRTLGVDVTVVEVMKSVMPVEDVEISALAKKQFEKQGMKIHLEAKVAKVEKGANSITAHVEMKDGKIEKITADRMISAVGVQANIENIGLEAIGVKTDRGFIAIDGYGKTNVPGIYAIGDVAGPPMLAHKAEHEAVICIEKIAGLPNVHPMDKSKIPGCTYCHPQVASVGLTEAKAKEQGRDIRVGRFTFAGNGKAVALGEDQGMVKTIFDKKTGELLGAHMVGAEVTEMIQGFVVAMNLETTEEELMHTIFPHPTISETMKESVLDAYGRALNA; translated from the coding sequence ATGGCTCAATCCTACGACGTCATCGTAATCGGTTCGGGTCCGGGCGGCTATATCGCCGCGATCCGCGCGGCGCAGCTCGGCCTGAAGACGGCCATCGTGGAGCGCGAGCACCTCGCCGGCATCTGCTCCAACTGGGGCTGCATTCCCACCAAGGCGCTGCTGCGCTCGGCGGAAATCTTCCATTACGCCCAGCATCCGGGCGATTACGGCATCAAGGTCGAAGGCTCGGTCACGCCGGACCTGAAGGCCATCGTCGCCCGCTCGCGCGGCATCGCCCAGCGCATGAACGGCGGCGTCGGCTTCCTGATGAAGAAGAACAAGGTCGACATCATCTGGGGCGAGGCCAAGGTCACCAAGCCCGGCGAGATCGTCGTCTCCAAGACGACCAAGGCGATCCAGCAGCCGCAGGCGCCGGTTCCGAAGAACGTCCTTCCTGAAGGCACCTACACGGCCAAGCACATCGTCATCGCCACCGGCGCACGCCCCCGCGCGCTGCCGGGCATCGAGCCGGACGGCAAGCTGATCTGGACCTATTTCGAGGCGATGAAGCCGGAAGAAATGCCGAAGTCCCTGCTCGTCATGGGTTCGGGCGCCATCGGCATCGAGTTCGCTTCTTTCTATCGCACGCTCGGCGTCGATGTGACGGTCGTTGAGGTGATGAAGTCCGTCATGCCGGTCGAGGACGTCGAAATCTCGGCGCTCGCCAAGAAGCAGTTCGAAAAGCAGGGCATGAAGATCCATCTGGAGGCCAAGGTCGCCAAGGTGGAGAAGGGCGCCAACTCCATCACCGCCCATGTCGAGATGAAGGACGGCAAGATCGAGAAGATCACCGCCGACCGCATGATCTCCGCCGTCGGCGTGCAGGCCAATATCGAGAATATCGGCCTTGAGGCGATCGGCGTGAAGACCGACCGCGGTTTCATCGCCATCGACGGCTACGGCAAGACCAACGTTCCCGGCATCTACGCCATCGGCGACGTCGCCGGCCCGCCGATGCTGGCCCACAAGGCCGAGCACGAAGCCGTCATCTGCATCGAGAAGATCGCCGGCCTGCCGAACGTGCATCCGATGGACAAGTCCAAGATCCCGGGTTGCACCTATTGTCACCCGCAGGTCGCCTCCGTGGGGCTCACGGAAGCCAAGGCCAAGGAACAGGGCCGCGACATCCGCGTCGGCCGCTTCACCTTCGCCGGCAACGGCAAGGCCGTGGCGCTGGGCGAGGACCAGGGCATGGTCAAGACGATCTTCGACAAGAAGACCGGCGAACTGCTCGGCGCGCATATGGTGGGCGCGGAAGTGACCGAGATGATCCAGGGCTTCGTCGTCGCCATGAACCTCGAAACGACCGAGGAAGAGCTGATGCACACGATCTTCCCGCATCCGACCATCTCTGAAACCATGAAGGAAAGCGTTCTCGACGCCTATGGGCGTGCACTGAACGCTTGA